A window of the Hordeum vulgare subsp. vulgare chromosome 5H, MorexV3_pseudomolecules_assembly, whole genome shotgun sequence genome harbors these coding sequences:
- the LOC123396207 gene encoding mannose/glucose-specific lectin-like encodes MSKPVKIGLWGGVGGQPRDVRHAPHRLARVEISGVDAIHSIKFTYEDHAGDQHVEGAWGAPSGNKHTLDLEDMEYVTEISGTYGRWGSVSSIVTSLKFVTNNGQTIECGIAGSGGSFHVPVTHGGQITGFFGRVGDLIDAIGIYVLPSKPVKIGLWGGVGGQPRDVRHAPHRLARVEISGADAIHSIKFTYEDHAGDQHVEGVWGAPSGNKHTLDLEDTEYVTEISGTYGRWGSVSSIVTSLKFVTNNGQTIECGSAGSGGSFHVPVTHGGQITGFFGRVGDLIDAIGIYVLP; translated from the exons ATG AGCAAGCCTGTGAAGATTGGTCTATGGGGTGGAGTCGGAGGCCAGCCTCGTGACGTCAGACACGCTCCCCACCGACTAGCCCGGGTGGAAATTTCTGGTGTGGACGCAATCCACTCCATCAAGTTTACATATGAGGATCATGCCGGGGATCAGCATGTAGAGGGTGCATGGGGAGCTCCTAGTGGGAACAAGCACACG TTGGACCTTGAAGACATGGAATATGTGACTGAAATTTCAGGAACCTATGGTAGATGGGGTAGTGTGTCGTCAATAGTGACGTCTCTCAAATTTGTTACAAACAATGGACAGACTATAGAATGTGGTATTGCTGGTTCCGGGGGTTCCTTTCATGTCCCAGTGACTCATGGCGGCCAGATCACCGGTTTCTTTGGACGTGTTGGGGATCTAATTGATGCCATTGGAATCTATGTTCTTCCA AGCAAGCCTGTGAAGATTGGTCTATGGGGTGGAGTCGGAGGCCAGCCTCGTGACGTCAGACACGCTCCCCACCGACTAGCCCGGGTGGAAATTTCTGGTGCAGACGCAATCCACTCCATCAAGTTTACATATGAGGATCATGCCGGGGATCAGCATGTAGAGGGTGTATGGGGAGCTCCTAGTGGGAACAAGCACACG TTGGACCTTGAAGACACGGAATATGTGACTGAAATTTCAGGAACCTATGGTAGGTGGGGTAGTGTGTCGTCAATAGTGACGTCTCTCAAATTTGTTACAAACAATGGACAGACTATAGAATGTGGTAGTGCTGGTTCCGGGGGTTCCTTTCATGTCCCAGTGACTCATGGCGGCCAGATCACCGGTTTCTTTGGACGTGTTGGGGATCTCATTGATGCCATTGGTATCTATGTTCTTCCATGA